A genomic segment from Polyangium mundeleinium encodes:
- a CDS encoding HD domain-containing protein, whose amino-acid sequence MAHLETTTLWESTLAPREADVVAGPRATLRDALSRIRGRATAIANEMVAARTDEPSLSDLLHTDDLWISADAVAGPSFSLTPPEAFVLASSLVVHDLALSLAMMHGGTDALKGERTWVDAVVGMLVRKLGRAPTTAELQQPPADIEQEAITEALRTLYARHAERLTLAPYGDAHGQEHHLVEPVELRQAYGSTIGRVARSHLWLATELPEHFHETIAPLAGMPSGWTVDAFKLACLLRVADVSRIDFSRAPHFWRAARRPAGARREHWILQEKLREPYVANSRLIFLADSPFTVEEAPAFWLGMDTLVAVDRELRIVDTLLAEAGRPRLGARGVAGVEDPSRLADFLPVEGWTPVDTRVHVTDIPSLVERLGATRLDESDASMPLRELVQNAASAVRARRMLEEWPSDWGTITVRLGEDEEGHWLEIEDTGTGMPAEALSAPLRDTASEYWSSLLLRRDPPGLLAKGFRRGGGGLGPFAVFLWGQRARITTRTSDRGRKETSVLELYAGGTTRPILRAAAEAEVMSDAGTRVRVWLRAPPDAPDGIFYRRGHDRCWTLEELCAWLCPALDVHLDVEDAHGKRTRVVPASDWMTIDGYELLGRTWSPEPEPFERLWPREIPEMAQNLRPLVTSSGDTVGRACIHPTYAGVVAVGGLRACSMRGISGVLVGRPGATRQATVVPVVERQELARWASEQAALLPALVKEPAEQMACAQIVRACGGRLDTLPIAEGAKGWLSEQAIAAWDVVPDEVLLVRDHQSGRGPWWRGKITFAPNVLVVRMHLPAILDARDPTLWPSEEAPSGEPWRAVLRTLAGAVLEALARAWGVPLDEVVRSTGPSRESRVIGMAEGRAVESFVDVVKRPG is encoded by the coding sequence ATGGCGCACCTCGAGACGACCACGCTCTGGGAAAGCACACTCGCGCCCCGCGAGGCTGACGTCGTAGCGGGACCTCGCGCGACCTTGCGCGACGCGCTTTCGCGCATCCGCGGGCGCGCCACGGCCATCGCAAACGAGATGGTCGCAGCGCGCACCGACGAGCCGAGCCTCTCGGATCTTTTGCACACCGACGATCTGTGGATCAGCGCGGACGCGGTGGCGGGGCCGAGCTTCTCGCTGACGCCGCCCGAGGCGTTCGTCCTCGCGTCGTCGCTCGTCGTGCACGATCTCGCGCTCTCGCTGGCGATGATGCACGGCGGGACGGACGCGCTGAAGGGCGAGCGCACGTGGGTCGACGCGGTCGTGGGCATGCTGGTGCGCAAGCTCGGGCGCGCGCCGACGACGGCCGAGTTGCAGCAGCCGCCGGCCGACATCGAGCAAGAGGCGATCACGGAGGCGTTGCGCACGCTCTACGCCAGGCACGCCGAGCGGCTCACGCTCGCGCCTTACGGAGACGCGCACGGGCAGGAGCACCACCTGGTCGAGCCGGTGGAGCTCAGGCAGGCGTACGGGTCGACGATCGGCCGCGTCGCGCGGAGCCACCTGTGGCTCGCGACGGAGCTGCCGGAGCACTTCCACGAGACGATCGCGCCGCTCGCCGGGATGCCCTCGGGCTGGACGGTGGACGCGTTCAAGCTCGCCTGTCTCTTGCGCGTCGCGGACGTGTCGCGGATCGATTTTTCGCGCGCGCCGCATTTCTGGCGCGCGGCGCGCAGGCCCGCAGGGGCGCGGCGGGAGCACTGGATCCTGCAAGAGAAGCTGCGCGAGCCGTACGTCGCGAACAGCCGGCTCATCTTCCTCGCCGACAGCCCCTTCACGGTGGAAGAGGCGCCCGCGTTCTGGCTCGGGATGGACACGCTGGTCGCGGTGGATCGCGAGCTCCGGATCGTGGACACGCTCCTCGCGGAGGCAGGTCGGCCGAGGCTCGGGGCGCGCGGCGTGGCAGGCGTGGAGGATCCGAGCCGCCTCGCGGATTTCCTCCCCGTCGAGGGATGGACGCCGGTGGATACGCGGGTGCACGTGACGGACATCCCGTCGCTCGTGGAGCGGCTCGGGGCGACGCGGCTCGACGAGAGCGACGCGTCGATGCCGCTGCGGGAGCTCGTGCAGAACGCGGCGAGCGCGGTGCGCGCGCGGCGCATGCTGGAGGAGTGGCCGAGCGACTGGGGCACGATCACGGTGCGGCTCGGCGAGGACGAGGAAGGGCACTGGCTCGAAATCGAGGACACGGGCACGGGGATGCCCGCAGAAGCGCTGTCGGCGCCGCTGCGCGACACGGCGAGCGAGTACTGGTCGTCGCTGCTCCTGCGCCGGGATCCGCCGGGGCTCCTGGCGAAGGGCTTCCGCCGCGGCGGTGGTGGGCTCGGGCCGTTCGCGGTGTTCCTTTGGGGTCAAAGGGCCCGGATCACGACACGCACGTCCGATCGGGGGCGCAAGGAGACGAGCGTGCTCGAGCTCTACGCGGGCGGGACGACGCGCCCGATCCTGCGCGCAGCCGCGGAAGCGGAGGTGATGAGCGACGCGGGGACACGCGTGCGGGTGTGGCTGCGCGCGCCGCCGGATGCGCCGGACGGGATCTTCTACCGTCGCGGGCACGATCGCTGCTGGACGCTGGAGGAGCTTTGCGCGTGGCTCTGTCCGGCGCTCGACGTGCACCTCGACGTGGAGGACGCGCATGGCAAGCGCACACGCGTGGTGCCGGCATCGGACTGGATGACGATCGACGGCTACGAGTTGCTCGGCCGGACGTGGAGCCCGGAGCCCGAGCCGTTCGAAAGGCTCTGGCCGCGCGAGATCCCGGAGATGGCGCAGAACCTCCGGCCGCTCGTGACCTCGTCGGGCGACACGGTGGGCCGCGCCTGCATCCACCCGACCTACGCGGGCGTGGTGGCCGTGGGCGGCCTGCGCGCGTGCTCGATGCGAGGGATCTCGGGCGTGCTCGTGGGTCGTCCCGGGGCGACGCGGCAGGCGACAGTGGTGCCGGTGGTGGAGCGGCAGGAGCTCGCGCGGTGGGCGTCGGAGCAAGCCGCGCTCTTGCCAGCGCTCGTGAAGGAGCCGGCGGAGCAGATGGCATGCGCGCAGATCGTGCGGGCGTGCGGCGGTCGGCTCGACACGCTGCCGATCGCGGAGGGCGCCAAGGGCTGGCTGTCGGAGCAGGCGATCGCGGCGTGGGACGTGGTGCCGGACGAGGTGCTCCTCGTGCGGGATCACCAGAGCGGTCGTGGTCCGTGGTGGCGCGGGAAGATCACGTTCGCGCCGAACGTGCTGGTGGTGCGGATGCACCTGCCGGCGATCCTGGATGCGCGTGATCCGACGCTCTGGCCGAGCGAAGAAGCGCCGAGCGGCGAGCCGTGGCGCGCGGTGTTGCGCACGCTGGCGGGCGCGGTGCTGGAGGCGCTGGCGCGCGCGTGGGGCGTGCCGCTCGACGAGGTCGTGCGGTCGACGGGGCCGTCGCGGGAGTCGCGGGTGATCGGGATGGCTGAGGGGCGGGCGGTGGAGAGCTTTGTGGATGTGGTGAAACGGCCTGGCTGA
- a CDS encoding homocysteine S-methyltransferase family protein — MNRQEFARRLRSEVLILDGSMGAFLQARGLPDGYAPDLWNVEQPDAIIAVHREYVNAGADILLTNTFGASRLRLGEYNAADRVRELNAAAVQNARRAIGDARTLVAGDIGPSGTTLQPGGELPFEEAVEIFSEQARALVDAGVDVIVIETMFDLVEMKAALIGVRDVSRTVPVIAHMTYTVRGLTDTGTDPETAAIVLEACGADVIGVNCSVGPEDMLEVVGRMGRATSLPLSVQPNAGLPVMRHGRTVFPQTAEQMAPFARQFVDRGAAIVGGCCGTTPEYIRMIASEVGHKPHATTNRLPGTWITSRSRSLRMGKGAPFVTIGERINPTGRKIFSQAIREGRTDLIVQDARAQAEGGAMALDVNVGVPLVDEAAMLEKAVLAVQNVTDLPLVVDSANVHALERGIRAFPGRPLVNSVDPVREKAEFLLPIIKRYGCAVIGMCAESEIPERAIDRVRNAEKILRMCEEHGIPKEWVVFDCISIPVSAAPVAAAQTIETIRIITNELGCATTLGLSNVSFGIPLRKTVHNTFLAQAIAAGLDSAICNAVDPLLQETVAAASLFAGRDLNCRRYIDLAVPLEAQRKRDQAMLEAAKAGQLLNVATPGGDEPKGEAGAGKAKGTRDLLWGAVVEGDKDGVPGLVKRALAEGMDPFDIFLNVLTPAIRHLGDLFGSGKKFIPHLIASADAMKAGVAVLMPLLEASGNIEKKGTVILATVKGDIHDIGKNIVGLMLRNFGFDVHDLGRNVPLEDILAAAREHKAQIIGLSALMTTTMMRMKDVIDAVRGQGLPHVVMIGGAVTTSSFAEEIHADGYGKDVGDVVAIAERMLVTHKERFPREASEKAVTQEPRSPSP; from the coding sequence GTGAATCGTCAGGAATTCGCGAGGCGGCTGCGAAGCGAGGTGCTGATCCTCGATGGCTCGATGGGCGCGTTCTTGCAGGCGCGCGGGCTGCCCGACGGATACGCGCCGGACCTCTGGAACGTGGAGCAACCCGACGCGATCATCGCGGTGCACCGCGAGTACGTGAACGCCGGGGCGGACATCCTCCTGACGAACACGTTCGGGGCCTCGCGCCTGCGGCTCGGCGAGTACAACGCGGCGGATCGCGTGCGCGAGCTCAACGCGGCCGCCGTGCAAAACGCGCGGCGGGCCATCGGGGACGCACGCACGCTCGTCGCGGGCGACATCGGCCCGAGCGGGACGACGTTGCAGCCGGGCGGGGAGCTGCCGTTCGAGGAGGCCGTCGAGATCTTCTCGGAGCAGGCGCGGGCGCTCGTGGACGCGGGCGTGGACGTGATCGTGATCGAGACGATGTTCGATCTCGTCGAGATGAAGGCGGCGCTCATCGGCGTGCGCGACGTCTCGCGGACGGTCCCGGTGATCGCGCACATGACGTACACGGTGCGCGGATTGACGGACACGGGCACGGATCCGGAGACGGCGGCGATCGTGCTCGAAGCCTGCGGCGCGGACGTGATCGGCGTGAACTGCTCCGTGGGCCCGGAGGACATGCTGGAGGTCGTGGGGCGCATGGGGCGGGCGACGTCGCTGCCGCTCTCGGTGCAGCCGAACGCGGGCCTTCCCGTGATGCGGCACGGCCGGACGGTCTTCCCGCAGACGGCCGAGCAGATGGCGCCGTTCGCGCGGCAGTTCGTGGATCGCGGCGCGGCGATCGTGGGCGGCTGCTGCGGCACGACGCCCGAGTACATCCGCATGATCGCCTCGGAGGTCGGGCACAAGCCCCACGCGACGACGAACCGCCTGCCGGGCACGTGGATCACCTCGCGGAGCCGGAGCCTCCGGATGGGGAAGGGCGCGCCGTTCGTGACGATCGGCGAGCGGATCAACCCGACGGGGCGGAAGATCTTTTCGCAGGCGATCCGCGAGGGCCGGACGGACCTCATCGTGCAAGACGCGCGGGCGCAGGCCGAGGGCGGCGCGATGGCCCTCGACGTGAACGTCGGCGTCCCGCTCGTGGACGAAGCGGCGATGCTGGAGAAGGCCGTGCTCGCGGTGCAAAACGTGACGGATCTGCCGCTCGTGGTGGACTCGGCGAACGTGCACGCGCTGGAGCGCGGGATCCGGGCGTTCCCCGGGCGCCCGCTCGTGAACAGCGTCGATCCGGTGCGCGAGAAGGCGGAGTTCTTGCTGCCGATCATCAAGCGTTACGGCTGCGCCGTGATCGGGATGTGCGCCGAGAGCGAGATCCCCGAGCGCGCGATCGATCGGGTGCGCAACGCCGAGAAGATCCTGCGGATGTGCGAGGAGCACGGGATCCCCAAGGAGTGGGTCGTCTTCGACTGCATCTCGATCCCGGTGAGCGCGGCGCCCGTGGCCGCGGCGCAGACGATCGAGACGATCCGCATCATCACGAACGAGCTCGGATGCGCGACGACGCTGGGGTTGTCCAACGTGTCGTTCGGGATCCCGCTGCGGAAGACCGTGCACAACACGTTCCTCGCGCAGGCCATCGCGGCGGGGCTCGACAGCGCGATCTGCAACGCGGTCGACCCGCTGCTGCAGGAGACCGTGGCGGCGGCGAGCCTGTTCGCGGGGCGTGATCTGAACTGCCGGCGGTACATCGACCTGGCCGTGCCGCTCGAAGCGCAGCGGAAGCGTGATCAGGCCATGCTCGAAGCGGCGAAGGCGGGGCAGCTCCTCAACGTGGCGACGCCGGGCGGCGACGAGCCGAAGGGCGAGGCGGGCGCGGGCAAGGCGAAGGGGACACGTGATCTCCTGTGGGGCGCGGTCGTCGAGGGCGACAAGGACGGCGTGCCCGGGCTCGTCAAGCGCGCGCTCGCGGAGGGCATGGATCCCTTCGACATCTTCCTGAACGTGCTCACGCCGGCGATCCGGCACCTCGGCGATCTGTTCGGCTCGGGCAAGAAGTTCATCCCGCACCTCATCGCGAGCGCGGACGCGATGAAGGCCGGCGTCGCCGTGCTGATGCCGCTGCTCGAAGCGTCGGGCAACATCGAGAAGAAGGGCACGGTCATCCTCGCCACGGTGAAGGGCGACATCCACGACATCGGCAAGAACATCGTGGGTCTGATGCTCCGCAACTTCGGCTTCGACGTGCACGATCTCGGGCGCAACGTGCCGCTCGAAGACATCCTCGCCGCCGCGCGCGAGCACAAGGCGCAGATCATCGGTCTGTCGGCGCTCATGACGACGACGATGATGCGCATGAAGGACGTCATCGACGCCGTGCGAGGCCAGGGTTTGCCGCACGTGGTGATGATCGGCGGCGCCGTGACGACGTCTTCGTTCGCTGAGGAAATCCACGCCGACGGATACGGCAAGGACGTAGGTGACGTGGTTGCGATCGCCGAGCGGATGCTCGTGACGCACAAGGAGCGGTTCCCGCGGGAAGCTTCGGAAAAAGCTGTCACGCAGGAGCCACGCTCGCCCTCGCCGTAA
- the erpA gene encoding iron-sulfur cluster insertion protein ErpA: MSISITPKAAEKVVEIATAEDLMGQGLRLRVIGGGCAGFSYDLYFEDKPTDLDETFEDKGIKLYVDPLSYQYLDGTEIDYVEGLHGSGFKFSNPNTKSTCGCGSSFSA, translated from the coding sequence ATGTCTATCAGCATCACGCCTAAGGCAGCCGAGAAGGTCGTCGAGATTGCGACGGCCGAGGATCTCATGGGGCAGGGCCTGCGTCTGCGTGTCATCGGCGGCGGTTGTGCCGGCTTCTCCTACGATCTCTACTTCGAGGACAAGCCGACCGACCTCGACGAGACCTTCGAGGACAAGGGCATCAAGCTCTACGTCGACCCGCTGAGCTATCAGTACCTCGACGGGACGGAGATCGATTACGTGGAAGGCCTCCACGGCTCGGGGTTCAAGTTCTCGAACCCGAACACGAAGAGCACCTGCGGCTGCGGCTCTTCGTTCTCCGCCTAG
- a CDS encoding sigma-70 family RNA polymerase sigma factor produces MQTSRDQSSAVSRYIAHVRQIPELSREEEVELARAFRDRGDERAAARLALANLRHVVSIAISYRRYGIPLADLIAEGNFGIVHAIRKYDPDRGNRFVTYAAYWIRAYILNHVIHSWSLVGVGSGPLRSKMFFRLRRERARIAGLVGEGEAGDKLLAEKFGAPAEKVVEMARRLEARDVSLDTKVFEDGARSLVDTLVAEDQDQEERFSRAEEGALLRERLEQAVQNLDPRERYIVETRMMADPEEELSLAEIGRRLGVSRERARQLEARAKRKLRDRLHPLAA; encoded by the coding sequence GTGCAGACCTCTCGAGACCAAAGCAGCGCGGTTTCTCGGTATATCGCGCACGTTCGGCAAATTCCGGAGCTCTCGCGCGAGGAGGAGGTCGAGCTCGCCCGTGCTTTCCGGGATCGGGGAGACGAGCGCGCGGCCGCCCGGCTGGCGCTCGCCAACCTGCGGCATGTCGTGTCCATCGCGATCAGCTACCGGCGTTATGGCATTCCTCTCGCCGATCTCATCGCCGAGGGGAACTTCGGGATCGTGCACGCGATCCGCAAGTACGACCCGGATCGCGGCAATCGGTTCGTCACGTATGCGGCATACTGGATCCGTGCGTACATCCTGAACCACGTGATTCATTCATGGAGCCTCGTCGGCGTCGGATCCGGCCCGCTCCGGTCGAAGATGTTTTTCCGTCTCCGCCGAGAGCGCGCGCGTATCGCGGGGCTCGTGGGCGAGGGCGAAGCGGGGGACAAGCTCCTGGCCGAGAAGTTTGGCGCGCCCGCGGAGAAGGTCGTCGAGATGGCCCGCCGGCTCGAAGCCCGGGACGTCTCGCTCGACACGAAGGTGTTCGAGGACGGGGCGCGTTCGCTCGTCGATACCCTCGTCGCCGAGGATCAGGATCAAGAGGAGCGATTCTCGCGCGCCGAGGAGGGGGCGCTCCTGCGCGAGCGCCTCGAGCAGGCCGTGCAGAACCTCGATCCGCGCGAGCGATACATCGTGGAGACGCGCATGATGGCCGATCCGGAGGAGGAGCTCTCGCTCGCCGAGATTGGCAGGCGCCTCGGCGTCTCGCGCGAACGCGCGCGCCAGCTCGAGGCCCGCGCCAAGCGCAAGCTGCGCGACCGGCTCCACCCGCTCGCGGCATGA
- a CDS encoding ATP-binding response regulator, whose protein sequence is MASIAIALLLIRPLDGLFLMGPIGILALLALVAGFLPSLVSLVLSTIGFGVYWFVASSGDEPPGVVFPYVFRLITFFVTGLIVSLVMGSERRARQRAQGERLLAERSRLEAERAAAAARASLAALHESEERHRALAEALQEADRRKDEFLAILSHELRNPLAPVRNSLYVLGRAAPGSEQAKRAERVIERQIVHMTRLIDDLLDVTRISRGKIHLQHGPVELCELVHRAIEDLRSVFEQGGVTLSVELPDGPVWVNGDGTRLAQVVGNLLHNAAKFTDRGGRVQVVVSLVEGGRTYICVRDTGMGIAPEVLPRLFNPFTQADRTLTRSRGGLGLGLSLVKGLVELHGGDVRAESEGPGRGATFTIELPVREPAAPNGAASVGREEHRCGRILVIEDNADAAASLAEALAVGRRNVHVEVAHSGPEGIEKARSFDPEVILCDLGLPGMNGYEVAQALRADPTHRDKLLIALTGYASPEDRKLSRAAGFDRHLAKPLDLKTLDRLLAELCDPAGPTGRASAA, encoded by the coding sequence ATGGCTTCGATTGCGATCGCCCTCCTGCTGATCCGGCCGCTCGACGGCCTGTTCTTGATGGGGCCGATCGGGATCCTCGCGCTTCTGGCGCTCGTCGCGGGGTTTCTTCCGAGCCTGGTTTCGCTCGTCCTCTCCACGATCGGCTTCGGGGTTTACTGGTTTGTGGCGTCGTCGGGGGACGAGCCTCCGGGGGTTGTCTTTCCCTACGTATTTCGTCTCATCACGTTTTTCGTGACCGGCTTGATCGTGAGCCTCGTCATGGGCTCGGAGCGCCGGGCGCGGCAGCGCGCGCAGGGCGAGCGTTTGCTCGCCGAGCGCTCCCGGCTGGAGGCCGAGCGGGCCGCCGCGGCCGCCCGGGCCTCGCTCGCGGCGCTGCACGAGAGCGAAGAGCGACATCGCGCCCTCGCCGAGGCGCTGCAGGAGGCCGATCGTCGCAAAGACGAGTTTCTGGCCATTCTCTCGCACGAGCTACGAAACCCCTTGGCTCCGGTCCGCAACAGCCTCTATGTGCTCGGCCGCGCGGCGCCGGGCAGCGAGCAGGCGAAGCGCGCCGAGCGCGTGATCGAGCGGCAGATCGTTCACATGACGCGGCTCATCGACGATCTGCTCGACGTGACGCGTATCTCGCGCGGCAAGATCCACCTCCAGCACGGGCCGGTCGAGCTCTGCGAGCTCGTGCATCGCGCCATCGAGGATCTCCGCTCGGTCTTCGAACAAGGCGGGGTGACGCTCAGCGTGGAGCTGCCCGACGGGCCCGTTTGGGTGAACGGCGACGGGACGCGGCTCGCGCAGGTCGTGGGCAATTTGCTGCACAATGCGGCCAAGTTCACGGATCGTGGCGGGCGGGTGCAGGTCGTGGTGTCGCTCGTGGAGGGGGGACGAACCTACATTTGCGTGCGTGATACCGGCATGGGCATTGCGCCGGAGGTCTTGCCCCGACTCTTCAATCCTTTCACGCAGGCCGACAGGACGCTCACGCGGAGCCGCGGGGGGCTCGGGCTCGGCCTCTCGCTGGTCAAGGGTTTGGTCGAGCTACACGGCGGTGACGTGCGCGCCGAGAGCGAGGGCCCGGGCCGGGGCGCCACCTTCACGATCGAGCTGCCCGTGCGGGAGCCCGCGGCCCCGAACGGCGCGGCGAGCGTGGGCCGCGAGGAGCACCGCTGCGGCCGTATCCTGGTCATCGAGGACAACGCGGACGCGGCCGCGAGCCTCGCCGAGGCGCTCGCGGTCGGGCGGCGCAACGTGCACGTGGAGGTCGCCCATTCCGGCCCCGAGGGGATCGAGAAGGCGCGGAGCTTCGATCCCGAGGTGATCCTGTGTGATCTCGGTTTGCCCGGGATGAACGGCTACGAGGTCGCGCAGGCGCTCCGCGCGGATCCGACGCACCGGGACAAGCTCCTCATCGCGCTGACGGGGTACGCCTCGCCCGAGGATCGGAAGCTCTCGCGGGCGGCCGGCTTCGATCGGCACCTCGCGAAGCCGTTGGACCTCAAGACGCTGGACCGGCTGCTCGCGGAGCTCTGTGATCCCGCGGGGCCTACGGGGCGGGCGTCCGCGGCGTGA
- the fdhF gene encoding formate dehydrogenase subunit alpha, producing MQAPAAPDIATSPRTVTLTIDGTSVTVPEGTTIWQAAKALGINIPVLCHDERLNPVGVCRLCVVDVGGRTLAASCVRPCEPNMKVATASPRVERQRKVLLELLMSDQPEVCPKESTTGGNELHALAHRYGADGSRLPHGHARGEDRSSKVIAVNHDACILCDRCVRGCDDIQHNDVIGRTGKGYGARIGFDLDRPMGESTCVSCGECMAVCPTGALVNKPVSAPLAPRVHLKQVDSVCPYCGVGCALTYNVDEQTNRIVYVDGRDGEANHERLCVKGRYGYDYAMHPQRLQKPLLRVRYPKGPLSDASPSAQEARGGRRKGHLVRYEDVLPAFREASWDEALDVVATRLREARDTHGPAAMAGFGSAKCSIEEAYVFQKLVRAAFGTNNVDHCTRLCHASSVAALLETIGSGAVTNTFAGIAEADVALLAGTNTTANHPVASSFFKQAAARGTKLIVVDPRRPDVAQYAWRYARIRPGTDVAFYNGVLHVLLAEGLYRADYVERHTTGFEALRETVARYSPEVASEICGVAPDLIREIARAYGSARAAITFWGMGISQHTHGTDNARCLISLCLVTGNVGRPGTGLHPLRGQNNVQGASDAGLIPMMYPDYQRVADPAIRAKFEQAWGVPLDPKPGLTVTEITTAALEGKLKALYCMGENPFLSDPNVNKVKKALAKLDFLVVQDIFLTETAEFADVILPASSYLEKLGTYTNTDRRVQIGRPALKPPGEARLDWQIVCEISNRMGYPMPYTRVSDIFDEFTSLTDAYQNLDYDILGKAGRLWPSPDRSAKDGVQILFDDGFPTPDGRGKLVPCEYTPARETPDAEYPFVLNTGRLLEHWHTGTMTRRSYALDAIAPEAFVEVHPEDLARLGVRPGERVRVTSRRGSIELVARPTTNVGVGSVFIAFHFREAAANILTIDAIDPFGKIPEFKFCAVRLSRASGDTAEAAE from the coding sequence ATGCAAGCGCCCGCGGCACCGGACATAGCCACGTCCCCGCGCACCGTCACGCTCACGATCGACGGCACGAGCGTCACCGTCCCCGAGGGCACGACGATCTGGCAGGCGGCGAAGGCCCTCGGCATCAACATCCCGGTCCTCTGCCACGACGAACGCCTCAACCCCGTCGGCGTCTGTCGGCTCTGCGTCGTCGACGTCGGCGGCCGGACGCTCGCGGCTTCGTGCGTGCGGCCTTGTGAGCCGAACATGAAGGTCGCGACCGCCTCGCCGCGGGTCGAGCGTCAGCGCAAGGTCCTGCTCGAGCTCCTGATGAGCGACCAACCCGAGGTTTGCCCCAAGGAGAGCACCACCGGGGGCAATGAGCTTCATGCGCTCGCCCACCGTTATGGCGCCGATGGCAGCCGCCTGCCCCATGGCCATGCCCGTGGCGAGGACAGATCGTCGAAGGTCATTGCCGTGAATCACGACGCCTGCATCCTCTGCGATCGGTGCGTCCGCGGCTGCGACGACATCCAGCACAACGACGTCATCGGCCGGACGGGCAAGGGGTATGGCGCGCGGATCGGCTTCGACCTCGATCGGCCGATGGGCGAGAGCACGTGTGTCTCGTGCGGCGAATGCATGGCCGTTTGTCCCACGGGCGCGCTCGTCAACAAGCCCGTCAGCGCCCCGCTCGCGCCGCGCGTGCATTTGAAGCAGGTCGACAGCGTTTGTCCTTATTGCGGCGTCGGCTGCGCGCTCACGTACAACGTCGACGAGCAGACGAACCGCATCGTGTACGTCGACGGCCGCGACGGCGAGGCGAACCACGAGCGGCTCTGCGTGAAGGGCCGTTATGGCTACGATTACGCCATGCACCCGCAGCGGCTCCAGAAACCCCTCCTCCGCGTGCGTTATCCGAAAGGCCCGCTCTCGGACGCATCGCCCAGCGCACAGGAGGCGCGCGGCGGACGCCGAAAAGGGCACCTCGTCCGGTACGAGGACGTCCTCCCCGCATTCCGCGAGGCGAGCTGGGACGAAGCGCTCGACGTCGTGGCGACCCGCCTCCGCGAGGCGCGGGATACCCACGGCCCCGCCGCGATGGCCGGGTTTGGCTCGGCGAAATGCTCGATCGAGGAGGCGTACGTCTTCCAGAAGCTCGTGCGCGCCGCCTTCGGCACGAACAACGTCGACCATTGCACGCGGCTTTGCCATGCGTCGAGCGTCGCGGCGCTGCTCGAGACGATTGGCTCGGGCGCGGTCACGAACACGTTCGCTGGCATCGCCGAGGCCGACGTCGCGCTCCTCGCGGGCACGAATACCACGGCGAACCACCCCGTCGCCTCGTCCTTCTTCAAACAAGCCGCGGCGCGCGGCACGAAGCTCATCGTCGTCGACCCGCGCCGCCCCGACGTCGCCCAGTACGCCTGGCGTTACGCCCGCATCCGCCCTGGCACGGACGTCGCCTTCTACAATGGCGTCCTCCACGTCCTCCTCGCCGAGGGCCTGTACCGCGCCGATTACGTCGAACGACACACGACCGGCTTCGAGGCCCTGCGGGAGACCGTGGCGCGCTACAGCCCCGAGGTCGCGAGCGAGATCTGCGGCGTCGCGCCGGACCTCATCCGCGAGATCGCACGGGCCTACGGCTCTGCGCGGGCGGCGATCACGTTCTGGGGCATGGGCATCTCCCAGCACACGCACGGCACGGACAACGCGCGTTGCCTCATCTCGTTATGCCTCGTCACGGGCAACGTCGGCCGCCCCGGCACGGGCCTGCACCCCTTGCGCGGGCAAAACAACGTCCAGGGCGCGAGCGACGCCGGCCTCATCCCCATGATGTACCCCGATTACCAGCGCGTCGCCGACCCGGCCATCCGCGCCAAATTCGAGCAAGCCTGGGGCGTCCCGCTCGATCCGAAGCCCGGCCTCACCGTCACCGAAATCACGACGGCCGCGCTCGAAGGCAAGCTCAAGGCCCTGTATTGTATGGGCGAGAACCCGTTCCTCTCGGATCCCAACGTCAACAAGGTCAAAAAAGCCCTGGCGAAGCTCGATTTCCTCGTCGTGCAGGACATCTTCCTCACGGAGACGGCCGAGTTCGCCGACGTGATCCTGCCGGCTTCGAGTTACCTCGAAAAACTCGGCACCTACACGAACACCGATCGCCGCGTCCAGATCGGCCGCCCCGCCCTGAAACCGCCGGGCGAGGCGCGGCTCGATTGGCAGATCGTCTGCGAGATCTCGAACCGCATGGGGTATCCGATGCCCTATACCCGCGTCTCTGACATCTTCGACGAGTTCACCTCGCTCACGGACGCCTACCAGAACCTCGATTACGACATCCTCGGAAAGGCCGGCCGCCTCTGGCCCTCGCCGGATCGCTCGGCCAAGGACGGCGTGCAGATCCTCTTCGACGACGGCTTCCCCACCCCCGACGGCCGCGGAAAGCTCGTCCCTTGTGAATACACGCCGGCCCGCGAGACGCCCGACGCCGAATACCCCTTCGTCCTCAACACGGGCCGCCTGCTCGAACACTGGCACACGGGCACGATGACCCGGCGCTCCTACGCGCTCGACGCCATCGCCCCCGAGGCCTTCGTCGAGGTCCACCCCGAGGACCTCGCGCGGCTCGGCGTTCGTCCGGGCGAACGCGTCCGCGTCACCTCGCGCCGCGGCTCGATCGAGCTCGTCGCCCGCCCGACCACGAACGTCGGCGTCGGCAGCGTCTTCATCGCATTCCACTTCCGCGAGGCCGCCGCCAACATCCTCACGATCGACGCCATCGACCCGTTCGGAAAAATCCCCGAATTCAAGTTCTGCGCAGTCCGCCTCTCGCGCGCCTCCGGCGATACGGCCGAGGCGGCCGAATGA